A region of the Desulfobacterales bacterium genome:
ATCAAAGATTTATTTAGTTTTGAACAAATTTTAATAACAAACTCTTTAATCGGCGCTGTTCAGGTTTTAAAAATTAATGGTAAAAAAATATTTGAACCATTTGATTTGTGGAAAAGAATAAATACAGCTTTATCCATTACATTGTAGTAGATTAAATGAGAAATTTTTAATAGTTTCAACAATACCTTGTGAATCTAATCCATAAATAGATCTCAATAAGCTTTGGGAGCCATGTTCAATAAAAATATCGGGGATTCCTATTCTCTTTAACCTATAATCAGTTAATAACTCATCATTTAAACATTCAAGGACAGCACTTCCGAACCCACCTTGAAGTACATTTTCTTCAACGGTTATTATATTTGGAATTTTTTTCACTAAAGAACAAATAAGCTCTCTATCTAAAGGCTTGACAAACCTTGCGTTTACCACAGTTGCAAATATATTTTCTTTTGCAAGGATATCATAAGCTTTTAAAGCCTCGTTAACCGAACTACCTATAGCAAAAATCAATACGTCATTGCCTTCTCTTAATATTTCGCCTTTTCCGATTTCAACAGGGTTTACATTTTCATCAATTTGAACGCCGATTCCGCTTCCGCGAGGATAACGGAGTGCAATTGGGCCATTATGTGAAATACCGGTTAATATCATTTTTTTAAATTCATTTTCATCTTTTGGGGCCATTATAACCATGTTTGGAAGACTTCTAAGATAGGATAAATCAAAAACTCCGTGGTGAGTCGGTCCGTCATCGCCTACAAGTCCTCCTCTATCAATCGCAAAAAAAACATGTATGGATTCAAGACATACATCGTGAAGTATCTGATCATAAGCTCTTTGAAGAAAAGTTGAATAGATAGCCACTACTGGCTTAAAACCTTCTAAAGCCATACCCGCGGCAAAAGTAACTCCATGTTCTTCGGCGATACCTACATCAAAAAAACGTTCAGGATAAATTTTTGAAAATTTTGAAAGACCAGTTCCTTCAGGCATAGCCGCTGTAACCGCAATTATTTTTTTATCTTTTTTTGCAAGTTCAACTATCGTTTGGCCAAATATATCAGTATATGTAGGGACAGATCTTTTTTTTAAGGAAGTTCCTGTTTCAATTTCAAAAGATCCTACTCCATGAAAATAAACAGGGTTATTTTCGGCAGGGGAATATCCTTTTCCCTTTGTTGTTATTACGTGAAGAAGAACGGGTTTATCATTTTCCTTAACGTTATTTAACATTTCAATAAGAAGGTCTATCCTATGTCCGTCTATAGGTCCGTAATATCTTAAGTTAAAAGCTTCGAACAACATTCCAGGAGTTATAAACATTTTAAAACATTCTTTCGAGCGTTTTGCTAATTGATATATATCTAAACCTATTTTAGGAACTGATTTTAAAAAATCGCCTATCTCATCTTTTAACTCCTGCATATATTTTGTAGCGAATGCTCTGCTAAGAAGGGAAGATAAAGCTCCGACATTTTTCGAAATTGACATTTCATTATCATTTAAAATCACAATTAATTTCTTTCTAAGATGTCCTGTTTGATTAAGGGCTTCATAGGCAAGACCAGAAGTTAAGGATCCATCACCTATAATAGAAATAACCTTGCCATCATCATTTTTTAAAGATTTTGCACATAAAATTCCAAGACCAGCGGAGATTGATGTTCCACTATGGCCAGTCGAAAATGCATCATGCGTACTTTCTTTAATTTTGGTAAAACCACTTATGCCTCCATGTTGACGTAACGTATGAATTTGATCTTTTCTTCCTGTCAGTATTTTATGGGCATACGATTGGTGACCTACATCCCATATAACCTTATCATTAGGGGAATTAAAGACATAATGAATAGCAATAGACAGTTCAACTACTCCAAGATTTGAAGAAAGATGCCCTCCATTCTTAGAAACAACATCCACTATAAGCTCACGTATTTCATCGGCTAAAATTCCAAGTTCTGATATTTTAAATTTTTTTAAATCCAATGGATCATTAATGTATTTTAATATTTTCATAAATTATTTATTCGCTCCAATATTTCAACAAAATTATATTACACATTTCTTTCAATAATATAACTTGCAATTCGTCTTAATGGTTCTGCCGAATCATCGAATATTTCAATGGCTTTTAATGCTTCATTTATAAGTTCTTTTGCAAATAATTTTGATTCAGAAATGCCCATAATAGAAGGATATGTATTTTTATCTCTCAAATTATCAGTACCTACAGATTTCCCCATAATTTTAGGGTCGCCTTCTACATTTAAAATGTCATCTTGTACCTGAAAAGCAAGACCTATATTTTGAGCATAAATTTTTAGCTGATTCATCTCATCTAAAGATGCTTCGGCAAGAATAGCTCCAGAACATACTGAAGCTTGAATAAGGGCACCTGTTTTTAGAAAATGAAGTTCTTTTAAGCTGTTTAAGTCTATTTTTGTTCCTTCATAGAAAGAATCCCGCATTTGTCCTTCAATCATTCCAATACATCCAGCGGCATTTGCTATAACATTAATTACTTCTATCCATAATAATGCATTTTGTGGATTTGATAAATGTTTTGGTGAAATTACTTCAAAAGCAAGAGTAAGCAATCCATCTCCTGCTAGAATAGCCGTTGCTTCATCAAATTTTATATGGCAAGTCGGCATACCTCGTCTTAATTCATCATCATCAAATGCTGGAAGATCGTCATGAATTAAAGAATAAGTATGAATTAATTCAAGAGCACACGCAGCATTCATTACATCTTCATCTTTTCGCTTAAGAGCCTCAGCGGATGCTATACAAAGGATAGGCCTTAAACGCTTGCCCCCCGCCATTAATGAATAATGCATAGCATTTATTACTCTTCTTGCCTTAGGAAGTTTGTTTTCAAAAATGCTGTTTAATGCAGCATCAATATTTTTTCTTTTTTGATTAAGATATTCTTTTAAATTAAACATGACTTTTCACTTCACTATATTTTTACTCTAAAAAAGGTTTTTCAGATACGTTTCCATTTTGGTCTTTAAGAAGTACAGTAATTTTTTTTTCAGTTTCATCTAATTTTTTTGAACAAAATTTTGAAAGCTCGACACCTTCTTCAAATTTTTTTAAAGCTGTTTCTAATGCTATATCTCCTGATTCAAGCTCTAATACTATTTTTTCAAGCTGTTCCAATGCCTTTTCAAAATTAATCTGTTTCATAATTTGAT
Encoded here:
- a CDS encoding 1-deoxy-D-xylulose-5-phosphate synthase codes for the protein MKILKYINDPLDLKKFKISELGILADEIRELIVDVVSKNGGHLSSNLGVVELSIAIHYVFNSPNDKVIWDVGHQSYAHKILTGRKDQIHTLRQHGGISGFTKIKESTHDAFSTGHSGTSISAGLGILCAKSLKNDDGKVISIIGDGSLTSGLAYEALNQTGHLRKKLIVILNDNEMSISKNVGALSSLLSRAFATKYMQELKDEIGDFLKSVPKIGLDIYQLAKRSKECFKMFITPGMLFEAFNLRYYGPIDGHRIDLLIEMLNNVKENDKPVLLHVITTKGKGYSPAENNPVYFHGVGSFEIETGTSLKKRSVPTYTDIFGQTIVELAKKDKKIIAVTAAMPEGTGLSKFSKIYPERFFDVGIAEEHGVTFAAGMALEGFKPVVAIYSTFLQRAYDQILHDVCLESIHVFFAIDRGGLVGDDGPTHHGVFDLSYLRSLPNMVIMAPKDENEFKKMILTGISHNGPIALRYPRGSGIGVQIDENVNPVEIGKGEILREGNDVLIFAIGSSVNEALKAYDILAKENIFATVVNARFVKPLDRELICSLVKKIPNIITVEENVLQGGFGSAVLECLNDELLTDYRLKRIGIPDIFIEHGSQSLLRSIYGLDSQGIVETIKNFSFNLLQCNG
- a CDS encoding polyprenyl synthetase family protein, which gives rise to MFNLKEYLNQKRKNIDAALNSIFENKLPKARRVINAMHYSLMAGGKRLRPILCIASAEALKRKDEDVMNAACALELIHTYSLIHDDLPAFDDDELRRGMPTCHIKFDEATAILAGDGLLTLAFEVISPKHLSNPQNALLWIEVINVIANAAGCIGMIEGQMRDSFYEGTKIDLNSLKELHFLKTGALIQASVCSGAILAEASLDEMNQLKIYAQNIGLAFQVQDDILNVEGDPKIMGKSVGTDNLRDKNTYPSIMGISESKLFAKELINEALKAIEIFDDSAEPLRRIASYIIERNV
- the xseB gene encoding exodeoxyribonuclease VII small subunit, with product MKQINFEKALEQLEKIVLELESGDIALETALKKFEEGVELSKFCSKKLDETEKKITVLLKDQNGNVSEKPFLE